The proteins below come from a single Streptococcus hyointestinalis genomic window:
- a CDS encoding energy-coupling factor ABC transporter ATP-binding protein, translated as MELSLKNVSYTYQAGTPFERQALFDVSLSIKEKSYTAIIGHTGSGKSTLMQLLNGLNLPTEGEVIVGDTHITSMSKNKDIKSVRQKVGLVFQFPESQLFEETVLKDVAFGPQNFGVPKEKAEDLARQKLELVGISPDLHDKNPFDLSGGQMRRVAIAGILAMEPKVLVLDEPTAGLDPKGRLELMTLFHDLHQKGQTIILVTHVMDDVANYADTVYALEAGKILLAGSPCDVFQQVDFLEEKQLGVPKITKFSQALVKKGLQLDKLPITLEAFMEEVRPWIS; from the coding sequence ATGGAGCTCTCTCTTAAAAATGTAAGCTATACCTATCAAGCAGGCACGCCGTTTGAACGACAGGCCTTATTTGATGTTAGCTTGTCTATCAAGGAGAAGAGCTACACGGCTATCATCGGGCATACAGGTTCTGGAAAATCCACACTTATGCAGCTGTTAAATGGGTTAAATCTGCCAACGGAGGGTGAGGTGATTGTTGGCGATACGCACATCACCTCAATGTCAAAAAATAAAGACATCAAATCTGTCCGTCAAAAAGTTGGACTCGTTTTTCAATTTCCAGAGAGTCAGTTGTTTGAAGAAACGGTGCTAAAGGACGTAGCTTTTGGTCCTCAAAACTTTGGTGTACCAAAGGAAAAAGCAGAAGACTTAGCACGTCAAAAACTGGAGTTGGTTGGTATTTCTCCAGATTTGCACGATAAAAATCCATTTGACCTTTCGGGTGGACAGATGAGACGAGTGGCTATTGCGGGTATTTTAGCCATGGAGCCAAAGGTTCTAGTCTTGGATGAGCCAACTGCAGGTCTTGACCCCAAAGGGCGCTTAGAATTGATGACGCTTTTTCATGATTTGCATCAAAAGGGGCAAACCATTATCCTTGTGACGCATGTCATGGACGATGTTGCAAATTATGCGGACACAGTTTATGCCCTTGAAGCAGGGAAAATCTTGCTCGCAGGATCTCCATGTGATGTTTTTCAACAAGTGGACTTTTTAGAAGAAAAGCAATTAGGTGTCCCAAAAATCACAAAATTCAGTCAAGCCTTAGTCAAAAAAGGCTTACAGCTTGATAAATTGCCCATCACTTTAGAGGCATTTATGGAGGAGGTGCGTCCATGGATAAGTTGA
- a CDS encoding energy-coupling factor ABC transporter ATP-binding protein encodes MTHIIEVDHLSFRYDEQNEHYNLKDVSFHVKQGEWLSIVGHNGSGKSTLVRLLDGLLAAESGNIKVDGQLMSEETVWDIRHKIGMVFQNPDNQFVGATVEDDVAFGLENKGVALEDMRRRVSEALTVVGMEAFANSEPARLSGGQKQRVAIAGAIAMQPKIIILDEATSMLDPKGRLELIRVISAIRKQHEMTVISITHDLDEIALSDRVLVLKEGQVESSTTPRDLFSRRDLESIGLDKPFTTSVLTALSDLGLPIDTHYLTEDELEEWLWSSLLKM; translated from the coding sequence ATGACACATATTATCGAAGTGGACCATCTCTCTTTTCGCTATGATGAGCAAAATGAACATTACAATCTAAAAGATGTCTCGTTTCACGTGAAACAGGGAGAGTGGCTGTCTATTGTAGGGCATAATGGCTCTGGAAAATCAACTTTGGTGCGTTTGCTTGATGGTTTATTAGCAGCTGAGTCTGGAAATATTAAGGTTGACGGTCAGCTGATGAGTGAGGAGACTGTCTGGGATATTCGCCATAAGATAGGGATGGTTTTTCAAAATCCAGATAATCAGTTTGTCGGAGCGACGGTTGAAGATGACGTTGCCTTTGGCTTAGAAAATAAAGGCGTTGCACTTGAGGATATGCGCCGTCGTGTGTCCGAGGCTTTAACTGTTGTCGGAATGGAAGCTTTTGCAAATAGCGAGCCTGCCCGGCTATCTGGTGGACAAAAACAGCGAGTGGCCATCGCTGGCGCCATTGCCATGCAGCCTAAGATTATCATCTTGGATGAAGCGACAAGTATGTTAGACCCTAAAGGACGCTTAGAACTTATCCGTGTGATTAGTGCCATTCGCAAGCAACACGAGATGACTGTCATCTCAATCACTCATGATTTGGATGAAATAGCCTTGAGTGACCGTGTTTTGGTCTTAAAAGAAGGACAGGTTGAATCCAGCACGACACCTAGAGACTTGTTTTCACGCCGTGATTTAGAAAGTATCGGGCTTGACAAGCCCTTTACAACAAGTGTTCTAACAGCCCTGAGTGACTTAGGACTACCAATAGACACACACTATTTGACAGAGGATGAATTGGAGGAATGGCTATGGAGCTCTCTCTTAAAAATGTAA
- the pgsA gene encoding CDP-diacylglycerol--glycerol-3-phosphate 3-phosphatidyltransferase, whose product MKKENIPNLLTILRICMIPVFLILTGVSDSLLWHVIAAIVFAVASFTDYLDGYLARKWHVVTNFGKFADPLADKMLVMSAFIMLVGLDMVPAWVAAVIICRELAVTGLRLLLVENGGTVLAAAMPGKIKTATQMLSVILLLCHLSLLGTILLYIALFFTLYSGYDYFKGAGYLFKDTFK is encoded by the coding sequence GTGAAAAAAGAAAACATTCCCAATTTACTGACGATTTTACGGATTTGTATGATTCCTGTGTTTTTGATATTGACAGGTGTTTCAGATAGTCTCTTGTGGCATGTGATTGCTGCTATAGTCTTTGCTGTAGCCAGCTTTACAGATTATTTAGATGGCTACTTGGCACGTAAGTGGCATGTTGTAACAAACTTTGGTAAGTTTGCAGACCCTTTAGCAGATAAGATGCTTGTCATGAGTGCTTTTATCATGTTGGTTGGTCTTGACATGGTGCCAGCTTGGGTGGCAGCTGTTATCATTTGCCGTGAGTTAGCAGTGACAGGTCTACGTCTCCTCTTAGTGGAAAATGGTGGTACCGTTTTAGCAGCAGCTATGCCAGGAAAGATAAAAACAGCGACACAGATGTTATCTGTCATCCTCTTGTTATGTCATCTGTCACTACTTGGTACGATTTTACTCTACATTGCGCTCTTTTTCACCCTGTATTCAGGTTACGATTATTTCAAAGGAGCGGGCTATTTGTTTAAGGATACCTTTAAATAA
- a CDS encoding helix-turn-helix domain-containing protein has translation MKERTLGDRLRIRRLKLNRSLKDIEKETNIPLHYLLALELNRFDAIPVEDLDHYISAYAKAVSLAEEENANLNLTVKETVSQAPEQPAYESATSPQALPVEKLEPLSDDSNATSQTTVNEPIVSEEEKPESVSLSRAGRRRYYSVRNWLVGISIVLIFSTGAALAWLWWQQSSQLPVSKQTATSRQKTTSQSTTASSTQTPQLTVSQDANGATVVTLSQATRPVTIEVSLSGEASSWVSMSNTDLSSEGVLLTAQQPSVTATLDAGATSSQFVFGYPEAVTVTINGQKLDMTTITSAANTATLNVTEGD, from the coding sequence ATGAAAGAAAGAACACTTGGCGATCGTTTGAGAATCCGGCGACTTAAGCTGAACCGCAGTTTAAAGGATATTGAAAAAGAAACCAATATCCCTCTTCACTATTTACTAGCCTTAGAGTTAAACCGATTTGATGCGATTCCAGTTGAAGATTTGGATCACTATATTAGCGCTTATGCCAAGGCAGTTTCACTGGCTGAGGAGGAAAATGCCAATCTCAACTTGACTGTCAAAGAAACGGTATCCCAAGCACCAGAGCAGCCTGCTTATGAGTCAGCTACTTCACCTCAAGCATTGCCAGTAGAAAAGCTAGAGCCATTATCAGATGATAGTAACGCAACTAGCCAAACAACTGTTAATGAACCAATAGTTTCTGAAGAAGAAAAGCCAGAGTCGGTTTCTTTATCTCGTGCTGGCAGACGGCGCTATTACAGTGTTAGAAACTGGCTAGTAGGCATATCCATAGTGCTTATTTTTTCAACTGGGGCGGCTCTTGCTTGGCTATGGTGGCAGCAGTCTAGCCAACTTCCAGTGAGCAAGCAAACAGCAACAAGTCGTCAAAAGACGACGTCACAGTCTACGACAGCTAGCTCGACTCAAACGCCTCAACTGACAGTCAGTCAAGATGCTAACGGTGCCACCGTTGTCACCTTGTCGCAAGCTACAAGACCCGTAACAATCGAAGTGTCTTTATCTGGAGAAGCTTCAAGCTGGGTGTCTATGTCAAATACTGATCTGTCTAGTGAGGGCGTGCTCTTAACAGCACAACAACCATCTGTGACAGCTACTCTAGATGCAGGTGCCACTAGCTCACAATTTGTCTTTGGCTATCCAGAAGCCGTCACAGTTACCATCAACGGTCAAAAGTTAGATATGACTACAATTACAAGTGCAGCTAATACAGCAACCCTTAACGTAACGGAAGGAGACTAA
- the yfmH gene encoding EF-P 5-aminopentanol modification-associated protein YfmH produces the protein MVKLIQKEYSQFEETLYIAKLSSGLQLILLPKKGFRETVAMMSVGFGAMDTDFSYKGKLYHYPSGIAHFLEHKLFEAAQGEDVALQFSQLGADSNAYTSFDRTSYFFSTTGHVEKSLQLLQSFIVERHFTEQSIEREKGIIEQEIAMYQDDADDRLYQLLLAQLFPATPMAQDIAGSSDSIAAISYKDLQKNHDLFYTADNRKLVVVGDFSPKDLAKVIDDTEEMLTIPSTKKIEKIPIAYNPVIAKATVYQDIVSPKVAVGYRGLPLGENQDPLRTKLVLQLLLDMLLGWTSQSYQGFYGTGLIDDRFDIEVECYGNFLFVVITADTYEPIALATKLQQSINQIKDLPDVTEEHFQQVVYECYGAFLSEMDSPYDMAMQLTRFSHYLQIPDMLKNISLEDVLREGLSFFETADRAEIVMLPK, from the coding sequence ATGGTGAAGTTGATTCAAAAAGAGTATAGTCAGTTTGAAGAAACTCTTTATATTGCAAAACTTTCGAGTGGTTTGCAGTTGATTTTGCTCCCTAAAAAAGGGTTTAGAGAGACTGTTGCGATGATGAGTGTTGGCTTTGGTGCTATGGATACTGACTTTTCTTATAAAGGAAAGTTGTACCACTATCCTTCAGGTATCGCTCATTTTTTGGAGCACAAACTGTTTGAAGCTGCACAGGGAGAGGATGTTGCTTTACAGTTCAGTCAATTAGGTGCTGATAGTAATGCTTATACTAGTTTTGATAGAACGTCCTATTTCTTTTCGACGACAGGTCATGTAGAAAAGAGTTTACAGCTATTACAGAGTTTTATTGTTGAGAGGCATTTTACAGAGCAATCCATTGAGCGTGAAAAAGGTATCATAGAGCAGGAAATCGCCATGTATCAGGATGATGCTGACGATAGGCTGTATCAGTTGTTACTTGCTCAGCTCTTTCCAGCTACTCCAATGGCACAAGATATTGCAGGCAGTAGCGATAGCATAGCCGCTATTTCTTATAAGGATTTGCAGAAAAATCATGACTTGTTTTACACAGCGGATAATCGTAAGCTGGTTGTGGTTGGTGATTTTTCACCGAAGGATTTAGCCAAGGTTATTGATGATACAGAAGAGATGTTGACAATTCCGTCAACTAAGAAAATTGAAAAAATTCCTATTGCTTACAATCCTGTGATTGCAAAGGCGACCGTCTATCAAGACATTGTTAGTCCGAAAGTGGCTGTTGGTTATCGTGGTCTTCCTCTTGGAGAAAATCAAGACCCTCTACGGACAAAATTGGTCTTACAGCTGCTCTTAGATATGCTTCTAGGCTGGACATCACAATCTTATCAAGGTTTTTATGGTACTGGTCTCATAGATGATCGTTTTGACATCGAGGTGGAGTGTTATGGTAATTTCTTATTTGTGGTGATAACAGCAGACACATATGAGCCGATTGCCTTAGCAACAAAATTGCAGCAGTCTATTAACCAGATAAAGGATCTGCCTGATGTGACTGAGGAGCATTTTCAGCAGGTGGTTTATGAGTGCTATGGTGCCTTTTTATCTGAGATGGACTCCCCCTATGACATGGCTATGCAGTTGACACGTTTTTCTCATTATTTACAAATTCCTGATATGTTAAAAAATATAAGCTTAGAAGATGTTTTACGAGAAGGGCTTTCTTTTTTTGAAACAGCCGATAGGGCAGAAATTGTCATGCTTCCAAAGTAA
- the yfmF gene encoding EF-P 5-aminopentanol modification-associated protein YfmF, translated as MKLAEGVNLHFIKKPGYKMNHITFRFSGAHLEKTVTRRVLVAQMLTTATKKYPTSLEFRKKLASLYGASLSTNVSTIGKTHRVDIEISFMRDAYTFHKEPLLESIVNVLKEVLYAPLVSSFQYNQKVFSLEKNNLKRYLEAEEEDIFYSSQLDLQRLYYQDDDLKASPYGELSNIEAETPYSAYQEFQRMLQQDCIDIFVVGEVDDYRVIQLLSQLPFDDRFNGIVLKYRQSIQNTVNVVTNRRQVQQSVLQLGYRCQVNQSKEDNLALAVLSGMLGNFTHSLLFTDVRERLGITYNIGCQLDVYTGLLNIYAGIDKKNRRQVLNAINKQLFKLKSGRFSNELLEQTKSLLKTTKLMMTDKVSYNVEKVYLNEHLGSRLSLEEWLTELDKVSKEDISRIARYIKLQSLYFIEGRD; from the coding sequence ATGAAACTTGCAGAAGGTGTCAATCTCCATTTTATCAAAAAGCCTGGTTACAAAATGAATCATATCACCTTTCGTTTTTCGGGAGCACATCTTGAAAAAACAGTGACCAGACGTGTCTTAGTGGCACAAATGCTAACAACAGCTACTAAAAAATACCCAACGAGCCTAGAATTTAGAAAGAAACTAGCTTCCCTTTATGGAGCTAGTTTGTCAACCAATGTATCAACTATAGGAAAAACGCACCGTGTTGATATTGAGATTAGTTTTATGAGAGATGCTTATACTTTTCATAAAGAACCTCTCTTAGAGTCTATCGTAAATGTCTTAAAAGAGGTGCTGTACGCACCATTAGTCAGTAGTTTTCAGTATAATCAAAAAGTGTTTAGCCTAGAAAAAAACAACTTAAAACGTTATTTGGAAGCTGAAGAAGAGGATATATTTTATAGCAGTCAATTAGATTTACAGCGTCTTTACTATCAAGATGATGACTTGAAAGCAAGTCCATATGGTGAGCTTAGTAACATTGAAGCAGAGACACCTTACTCAGCTTATCAAGAATTTCAACGGATGCTGCAGCAGGACTGCATTGATATTTTTGTTGTGGGAGAGGTGGATGATTATCGAGTGATTCAGCTGTTGAGTCAACTGCCATTTGATGACCGTTTTAACGGTATAGTATTAAAATACCGGCAGTCTATACAAAATACTGTCAACGTTGTGACAAACAGGCGTCAAGTTCAACAATCTGTGCTTCAGTTAGGATATAGGTGCCAAGTCAATCAATCAAAAGAGGATAATTTAGCTCTGGCTGTACTGTCAGGCATGTTAGGTAATTTTACACATTCGTTGCTGTTTACAGATGTCAGAGAGCGTTTAGGGATAACTTATAATATTGGTTGTCAACTAGATGTTTACACGGGCTTACTAAACATTTACGCCGGTATTGATAAGAAAAATCGTCGTCAGGTTTTAAATGCTATCAACAAACAGCTATTTAAGCTCAAGTCTGGTCGCTTTTCAAATGAACTTCTAGAGCAGACGAAATCACTGCTAAAAACAACGAAGTTGATGATGACAGATAAAGTGTCTTATAATGTTGAGAAAGTGTATCTCAACGAACATCTAGGCAGTCGTCTTTCTTTAGAAGAGTGGTTGACAGAACTTGACAAAGTTAGTAAAGAAGATATTAGCAGAATAGCACGCTATATCAAGTTACAGAGTTTGTACTTTATAGAGGGAAGAGACTAA
- the yaaA gene encoding S4 domain-containing protein YaaA, translating to MHYTLFDDYITLQSLLKDLRIIQSGGAVKSFLQETTVLVNDEHETRRGRKLRLLDTVVIPELDITITITEPNADEIKEREELLSEKERVKKIVQKMNQDNKAQKARANKKQKPRFPGM from the coding sequence ATGCATTATACATTATTTGATGATTATATTACTTTACAATCGCTGTTAAAAGATTTACGTATTATTCAAAGTGGCGGAGCTGTTAAAAGTTTTCTACAAGAGACGACAGTGCTGGTTAATGACGAACACGAAACTCGTCGTGGTCGTAAATTGCGACTCTTAGATACTGTTGTCATCCCCGAGTTAGACATAACTATCACTATCACAGAGCCGAATGCCGATGAAATCAAAGAACGAGAAGAACTTCTCAGTGAAAAAGAACGGGTCAAAAAGATTGTGCAAAAAATGAACCAAGATAACAAAGCCCAAAAAGCTCGGGCAAACAAGAAGCAAAAACCCCGTTTTCCAGGAATGTAG
- the recF gene encoding DNA replication/repair protein RecF (All proteins in this family for which functions are known are DNA-binding proteins that assist the filamentation of RecA onto DNA for the initiation of recombination or recombinational repair.) — MWIESMTLQNYRNYDMLEAHFSPTLNIFVGQNAQGKTNFLEAIYFLALTRSHRTRSDKELIQFQKDSLHVSGSLVRTNGKVPLDIHLSKHGRTTKLNHLKQAKLSDYIGNMTVVLFAPEDLQLVKGAPALRRKFIDIDLGQIKQLYLADLSQYNHILKQRNSYLKTAETVDKEYLLVLDEQLIHYGSRVIKHRYQFIKDLSHQADKHHFTISNELEHLSIQYLSSISFTAVDEIEEQFRKQLEASRKRDLFKKNTGVGPHRDDLAFFINELNASFGSQGQQRSLILSLKLAEIDLIKASTKESPILLLDDVMSELDYTRQEKLLQAIKDNNVQTFMTTTSIDHFKDLPQELKLFTIEAGHLLDEKE, encoded by the coding sequence ATGTGGATAGAGTCAATGACCCTTCAAAACTATCGTAACTACGATATGTTAGAAGCTCACTTTTCACCTACGCTTAATATTTTCGTTGGACAAAATGCACAAGGAAAGACCAATTTTCTAGAAGCCATTTATTTTTTGGCGCTGACAAGGAGCCACAGGACACGCTCAGACAAAGAGTTGATACAGTTTCAAAAAGATTCTCTGCATGTCTCGGGTTCTCTCGTTCGCACAAATGGTAAAGTCCCCCTTGACATCCATCTCTCTAAGCATGGACGCACAACCAAACTCAACCACTTGAAGCAAGCAAAATTATCCGATTATATCGGAAATATGACTGTTGTCTTATTTGCTCCAGAGGATTTACAGCTGGTCAAGGGAGCACCTGCACTTAGACGGAAGTTTATTGATATTGATTTGGGGCAGATTAAACAACTTTATTTGGCGGATTTATCTCAGTACAATCACATCCTTAAACAGCGTAATAGCTACTTGAAAACGGCTGAGACAGTGGATAAGGAATATCTCCTTGTACTTGATGAGCAGCTCATCCACTACGGCAGTCGTGTCATCAAACACCGCTACCAGTTTATCAAGGACTTGTCACATCAAGCAGATAAGCACCATTTCACGATTTCAAATGAGCTTGAGCACCTGTCCATCCAGTATCTCTCGTCTATTTCATTTACAGCTGTTGACGAGATTGAGGAGCAATTCAGAAAACAACTGGAAGCTTCTAGGAAGCGGGACCTATTCAAAAAAAATACAGGTGTTGGCCCACACCGAGATGACTTGGCTTTTTTCATCAATGAACTGAATGCTTCCTTTGGTAGCCAAGGTCAGCAGCGTAGTCTCATCCTCTCACTAAAGCTAGCAGAGATCGACCTGATTAAGGCGTCAACTAAGGAATCGCCTATCTTGCTGCTTGATGACGTTATGAGTGAACTCGACTATACTCGCCAAGAAAAACTCCTGCAAGCCATCAAAGATAATAATGTTCAAACCTTTATGACCACAACAAGCATTGACCATTTCAAAGACTTGCCTCAGGAGTTGAAACTCTTTACGATTGAAGCTGGTCATTTACTTGATGAAAAAGAGTGA